From bacterium:
TCGCAGCGGACGGGTGCGCGGTTGACCCGTCTCCATTCTCTGCCTAGAATTCAAGGTCAATCCGCAACGCGGCGATCCTCCGCCGCAAGTCTTGCAAATTCAGCGTGTAGCTGCCGCGGCTGCGCTGGGGAGCCTATCGTGGACGATATCAGGGAGACGGTGAAGTATTCCCCTCGTGGGCTGGAGGAGAAATGGTACCGGGCCTGGGAGGAGGCCGGTCTCTTCGCGCCCGCCGCCGCAGCCGAGGGCGAACCCTTCGTCGTCATCCTGCCGCCGCCCAACGTCACCGGCGTGCTGCACATGGGGCACTGTCTCAGCAACGCCATCCAGGACATGCTCGTCCGCTGGATGCGCATGCACGGCCGCCCCACCCTCTGGGTGCCCGGCACCGACCACGCCAGCATCGCCACTGAGGGGGTCGTCGCCAGGCAGCTCCTCGCGGAGGGCCTGCACAAGGCGGATCTCGGCCGCGACGGTTTCCTGGAACGGGCCTGGGCCTGGAAGGAGAAGACCCACGGCACCATCACGGGCCAGATCAAGCGCCTAGGCTGCTCCCTGGACTGGCCCCGCGAGGCCTTCACCATGGACGAGGCGCGCAGCCGCGCGGTGACCCACGCCTTCGTCACGCTGCAGGCGCAGGGGCTGATCTACCGCGATCTCTACCTTGTCAACTGGTGCCCCCACTGCCTGACCGCCATCAGCGACGACGAGGTGGACCATCGTGAGGTGCAGGGGACCATGTGGCGGATCCGTTATCCGCTGGCCGACGGTTCGGGTCATCTCACGGTCGCCACCACGCGGCCGGAGACCATGTTCGGCGACACCGCCGTGGCCGTGCATCCCGACGATCCCGAACGCAACGGCCTGATCGGCAAGACCGTGCGCCTGCCCCTGACCGACCGGGAGATCCCCGTCATCGGCGATCAACACGCGGATCCCGAGAGGGGAACGGGCTATGTGAAGATCACGCCGGCACACGACCCCAACTACTTCGAGGTGGGGCGCCGGCACGGCCTGCCCCAGGTGGTCTGCATGGACGAGCGCGGCGTCATGAACGACGCTGCCGGCGATCTGGCCGGCCTGGACCGCTTCGAAGCACGTGAGGCGACGCTGCGTTTCCTGCGCGAACAGGGGCTCTACGACGGCGAGGAGAAGAACGTCCACCAGGTGGGGCATCACGACCGCTGCGGCAACATCATCGAGCCCTATCTCTCGCGCCAGTGGTTCCTGCGCATGGGCGATCTCGCGAAGCCGGCGGTGCAGGCCGTCGCGGACGGCAAGGTCAAGCTGCTGCCCG
This genomic window contains:
- a CDS encoding valine--tRNA ligase, with translation MDDIRETVKYSPRGLEEKWYRAWEEAGLFAPAAAAEGEPFVVILPPPNVTGVLHMGHCLSNAIQDMLVRWMRMHGRPTLWVPGTDHASIATEGVVARQLLAEGLHKADLGRDGFLERAWAWKEKTHGTITGQIKRLGCSLDWPREAFTMDEARSRAVTHAFVTLQAQGLIYRDLYLVNWCPHCLTAISDDEVDHREVQGTMWRIRYPLADGSGHLTVATTRPETMFGDTAVAVHPDDPERNGLIGKTVRLPLTDREIPVIGDQHADPERGTGYVKITPAHDPNYFEVGRRHGLPQVVCMDERGVMNDAAGDLAGLDRFEAREATLRFLREQGLYDGEEKNVHQVGHHDRCGNIIEPYLSRQWFLRMGDLAKPAVQAVADGKVKLLPERWVGVYHNWMDNIRDWCISRQLWWGHRIPVWYCSACAREICAADAPDTCPGCGAAELVQDPDVLDTWFSSWLWTFSPLGWPDESDDLKRYHPTSLLVTGPDIIFFWVARMIMASYHFLGEEPFGEVLFHGIVRDEQGRKMSKSLGNSPDPVDLMDKYGADALRMSMLMLTPTGQDTFFSEESLEVGRNFCNKVFQATKLILGHWA